One uncultured Jannaschia sp. DNA segment encodes these proteins:
- a CDS encoding ribonuclease E/G produces MAKKMLIDATHPEEIRVVVADGNKVEEFDFENLNKRQLAGNIYLAKVTRVEPSLQAAFIDYGGNRHGFLAFSEIHPDYYQIPKADREAILAEEREAARAQAEADEAADARHAAKVEAESDDAPEAEDGEEKPKKSRSRSRSRSRSRKKSDAPEGEMADATDADADATDADAPAPEIVAVDEATDEPTVVSGEGADLAEAADATDSSDDDTVTSIAEDSGLEDESVSEGAAPEPAEGASAVEATPDADPAAETPEAGASAAAAQPDADDAEAAQAEGDAETQPEEKPKRSRSRSRSRKKAVDADADAPEGDAIETVADEELAEIRPQRKARARKYKIQEVVKVRQIMLVQVVKEERGNKGAALTTYLSLAGRYCVLMPNTARGGGISRKITNAADRKKLKEIASEIDVPQGAGLIVRTAGAKRTKTEIKRDYEYLQRQWEQVRELTLKSIAPAPIYEEGNLIHRSIRDYYSRDIDEVIVDGEGGYREAKDYMKLIMPSHAKNVKLHDGGGLPLFARHGVETYLAGMFNPTVQLKSGGYIVIGITEALVAVDVNSGKSTKEGSIEDTAVKTNLEAAEEVARQAKLRDLAGLIVIDFIDMDERKNNLAVEKRLKDALKHDRARIQVGRISGFGLLEMSRQRLRPGMLEATTQACPHCQGTGLIRSDDSVALGVLRALEEEGTRKRSREVLLKLPVDVCNYLMNEKREHLASIETRYGMAVRVTADPSLVAPDFHMEKFKTATRVVPKPVANVVGMDTSWVSEEDEVIEAEAEEVDAAEATSAEDRAPRPARDEDGEEQPKKKRRRRSRRKKGGDGDGSGEDTRAGDAETEGDDAPAGASQPDVPPQEGAPETTTEADAPAPEEAEAAPKSRSRSRSRSRKKADAPAAEAGGDEPAAEAAADSPEAPAPEAAPEAEAPPAKPAAKRRTRAKAPAPMAKPSEEVAEVAEIVEAAEADAPEAEPVVETKSADAPEPAAKPKKRGWWNFGG; encoded by the coding sequence ATGGCGAAGAAAATGCTGATCGACGCCACCCACCCGGAGGAAATCCGGGTCGTGGTGGCAGACGGAAACAAGGTCGAAGAATTTGATTTCGAGAACCTGAACAAGCGTCAGCTTGCGGGGAACATCTATCTGGCCAAAGTGACGCGCGTCGAGCCGTCGCTGCAGGCGGCGTTCATCGACTACGGCGGGAACCGGCACGGCTTCCTGGCCTTCTCGGAAATCCACCCCGACTATTACCAGATCCCCAAGGCCGACCGCGAAGCGATCCTGGCCGAGGAGCGGGAGGCCGCGCGCGCCCAGGCAGAGGCCGACGAGGCCGCCGATGCCCGGCACGCCGCGAAGGTCGAGGCCGAATCCGACGACGCCCCCGAGGCCGAGGATGGCGAGGAGAAGCCGAAGAAGTCGCGCTCGCGCAGCCGGTCGCGCTCGCGGTCGCGCAAGAAATCCGACGCGCCCGAGGGCGAGATGGCCGACGCGACGGACGCGGATGCGGATGCCACCGATGCGGATGCGCCTGCGCCCGAAATCGTCGCCGTGGACGAGGCGACGGATGAGCCAACCGTTGTCAGCGGCGAGGGCGCCGACCTGGCGGAAGCCGCCGATGCGACGGACAGCTCTGACGATGACACCGTGACCTCCATCGCCGAGGATTCGGGCCTTGAGGACGAGAGCGTCAGTGAAGGCGCGGCGCCCGAGCCCGCCGAGGGTGCGTCTGCCGTCGAAGCCACGCCGGATGCCGACCCCGCCGCCGAGACGCCCGAGGCCGGCGCCAGCGCAGCCGCGGCCCAGCCCGACGCGGATGACGCCGAGGCCGCGCAGGCCGAGGGCGATGCGGAGACCCAGCCCGAAGAGAAGCCCAAGCGCTCCCGCTCGCGCTCGCGGTCGCGCAAGAAGGCGGTGGATGCCGATGCGGATGCCCCGGAGGGCGACGCCATCGAGACCGTCGCGGACGAAGAGCTCGCCGAGATCCGCCCCCAGCGGAAGGCGCGCGCCCGCAAGTACAAGATCCAGGAGGTCGTGAAGGTCCGCCAGATCATGCTGGTGCAGGTCGTCAAGGAGGAGCGCGGCAACAAGGGCGCGGCCCTGACGACCTATCTCAGCCTTGCGGGTCGCTACTGCGTCCTGATGCCGAACACGGCCCGGGGCGGCGGCATCAGTCGCAAGATCACCAATGCCGCCGACCGCAAGAAGCTCAAGGAGATCGCCTCCGAGATCGACGTGCCCCAGGGCGCCGGCCTGATCGTGCGGACGGCCGGGGCCAAGCGCACCAAGACCGAGATCAAGCGCGACTACGAATACCTCCAGCGCCAGTGGGAGCAGGTGCGAGAGCTGACGCTCAAGTCCATCGCGCCCGCGCCGATCTACGAGGAGGGCAACCTCATCCACCGCTCGATCCGCGACTATTACAGCCGCGATATCGACGAGGTGATCGTCGATGGCGAAGGCGGCTATCGCGAAGCCAAGGACTACATGAAGCTCATCATGCCGTCCCACGCCAAGAACGTGAAACTGCATGACGGGGGCGGCTTGCCGCTCTTCGCCCGGCACGGGGTCGAGACGTATCTCGCGGGCATGTTCAACCCGACCGTGCAGCTCAAGTCGGGCGGCTACATCGTGATCGGCATCACCGAGGCGCTGGTCGCGGTCGACGTCAACTCGGGCAAGTCGACCAAGGAGGGGTCCATCGAGGACACCGCCGTCAAGACGAACCTCGAAGCCGCCGAGGAGGTCGCGCGTCAGGCCAAGCTGCGCGATCTGGCCGGTCTGATCGTCATCGACTTCATCGACATGGACGAGCGCAAGAACAACCTCGCCGTCGAGAAGCGTTTGAAAGATGCGTTGAAACACGACCGGGCCCGCATCCAGGTCGGGCGCATCTCGGGCTTCGGCCTTCTGGAGATGTCGCGCCAGCGTCTGCGTCCCGGCATGCTCGAGGCGACGACCCAGGCATGCCCGCATTGCCAAGGCACGGGCCTGATCCGGTCGGACGATTCGGTCGCGCTGGGCGTGTTGCGCGCACTGGAGGAGGAGGGGACGCGGAAGCGCTCGCGCGAGGTGCTGCTGAAGCTGCCCGTCGACGTCTGCAACTACCTCATGAACGAGAAGCGCGAGCATCTCGCCTCCATCGAAACGCGCTACGGCATGGCCGTGCGGGTGACGGCGGACCCGAGCCTCGTGGCGCCGGACTTCCACATGGAGAAGTTCAAGACCGCGACGCGTGTCGTCCCGAAGCCTGTCGCCAACGTGGTCGGCATGGACACCTCCTGGGTGTCCGAGGAGGACGAGGTGATCGAGGCGGAGGCCGAGGAGGTCGATGCCGCCGAGGCCACGTCAGCCGAAGATCGCGCGCCGCGCCCCGCCCGCGACGAGGATGGCGAGGAGCAGCCGAAGAAGAAGCGCCGTCGCCGGTCGCGCCGCAAGAAGGGCGGTGACGGGGACGGGTCGGGCGAGGACACCCGCGCCGGCGACGCTGAGACCGAGGGCGACGACGCGCCAGCCGGGGCGTCCCAGCCGGACGTGCCGCCGCAGGAGGGTGCGCCCGAGACCACGACCGAGGCGGATGCCCCGGCACCCGAGGAGGCCGAGGCGGCGCCGAAGAGCCGCTCGCGCTCGCGCAGCCGGTCGCGCAAGAAGGCCGATGCGCCTGCCGCGGAGGCCGGGGGCGATGAGCCCGCCGCGGAGGCTGCGGCCGATTCGCCTGAGGCCCCTGCGCCCGAGGCGGCGCCCGAGGCCGAAGCGCCGCCTGCGAAGCCTGCAGCCAAGCGCCGCACACGCGCCAAGGCGCCCGCGCCCATGGCCAAGCCCTCCGAGGAGGTGGCCGAGGTCGCGGAGATCGTCGAGGCCGCCGAGGCCGATGCGCCCGAGGCAGAGCCGGTTGTGGAGACCAAGTCCGCCGACGCGCCCGAGCCTGCTGCCAAGCCGAAGAAGCGCGGCTGGTGGAATTTCGGCGGCTGA
- a CDS encoding M48 family metalloprotease: MHRILAVLLLLGLTAPPISAQTVLRDAGLEHALSELARPLLAVAGLQDPVRILVIDDARPNIFAANDRVIVLHAGLLRRLQTVDQARAVIAHEIAHIAEGHAPIRVGVSGHAATPAGFGVVLGAATASSDRVRAKILAHDRDAERSADARALRDIAAIGAPALSARRIMAGISRDLFRTGQGDLYASLHPDPGGLPARETTPQTGKPDDGDGADWLARARATASALTDAPRETLRDVGGRRDALSTLRAAIARHRQMDPSRALAGIGRLLAQNPSDAYLHALKGRFLLESGRAASAVESYRRAERLAPGDPLIRARLGRAILATGRPRDALVLLEAARAADPYDPGLLQDLATALAQNGEPALALVALAERAALLGRFGEADRDARRAEGLLQRNTEGWRRARDVRAITQPH, translated from the coding sequence ATGCACCGCATCCTCGCCGTCCTCCTGCTCCTCGGCCTGACGGCTCCGCCTATATCGGCCCAGACCGTGCTGCGCGATGCGGGGCTCGAACATGCGCTATCCGAACTGGCCCGCCCGCTGCTCGCTGTGGCGGGCCTGCAGGACCCGGTCCGCATCCTGGTGATCGACGACGCGCGCCCGAATATCTTCGCCGCCAATGACCGCGTGATCGTGCTCCACGCGGGCCTCCTGCGGCGGCTGCAAACGGTGGATCAGGCACGGGCCGTGATCGCCCACGAGATCGCCCATATCGCGGAGGGTCACGCGCCGATCCGCGTCGGGGTCTCGGGCCATGCCGCCACGCCGGCCGGGTTCGGAGTGGTGCTTGGTGCGGCCACCGCGTCGTCGGACCGCGTCCGGGCGAAGATCCTCGCCCATGACCGCGACGCCGAACGCAGCGCCGATGCGCGCGCCTTGCGCGACATAGCGGCGATCGGCGCACCCGCGCTCTCGGCGCGCCGCATCATGGCCGGGATCAGCCGCGACCTGTTCCGGACGGGCCAAGGCGACCTCTACGCCAGCCTCCATCCCGATCCGGGCGGCCTGCCGGCGCGCGAGACCACGCCGCAGACCGGAAAGCCCGACGACGGCGACGGTGCCGATTGGCTCGCCCGCGCGCGGGCCACGGCCTCGGCCCTGACTGATGCGCCGCGCGAGACCTTGCGGGACGTGGGCGGGCGGAGGGACGCCCTCTCGACCCTCCGCGCGGCCATCGCGCGGCATCGGCAGATGGACCCCAGCCGCGCGCTGGCCGGGATCGGACGCCTCCTCGCCCAGAATCCGTCCGATGCTTATCTCCATGCGCTCAAGGGACGGTTCCTGCTGGAAAGCGGGCGCGCCGCATCTGCCGTCGAGAGCTATCGTCGGGCCGAACGCCTCGCGCCCGGCGATCCGTTGATCCGTGCGCGGCTCGGGCGCGCGATCCTCGCGACCGGACGTCCGCGCGACGCGCTCGTCCTTCTGGAGGCGGCGCGGGCGGCCGATCCCTACGACCCCGGCCTCCTGCAGGACCTCGCGACCGCGCTGGCGCAGAATGGCGAACCGGCCTTGGCGCTCGTGGCCTTGGCCGAGCGCGCCGCCCTATTGGGCCGGTTCGGCGAGGCCGATCGCGATGCGCGCCGGGCCGAGGGCCTGCTCCAGCGCAACACGGAAGGGTGGCGACGTGCGCGGGACGTCCGCGCCATCACGCAGCCCCACTAG
- a CDS encoding aminotransferase class I/II-fold pyridoxal phosphate-dependent enzyme yields the protein MGRASGVSRRSDVDPFIVMDVMERARAAEAAGRSIIHMEVGQPGTPAPQAARDGLTRAMAEGPLGYTVALGLPELRARIARLYAEWYGVDLNPERVVVTAGSSAAFLLAFTALFDAGDRVGLGLPGYPSYRQILKALSLEAVGFETTPENRFQPVAGDLPPDLAGLIVASPSNPTGTMLDRDAMADLIGACHARGCAFVSDEIYHGVQYGARAVSALEISDDVYVINSFSKYFSMTGWRIGWMVVPEAHIRTLERLAQNMFICAPHASQIAALHAMDAEDELRANLDVYAANRRLMLDRLPGAGFDRIAPPDGAFYVYADISGLTDDSLAFAGEVLDGAGVAVTPGLDFDPGRGGGTLRFSYARATADIAEGLDRLTDWMGRR from the coding sequence ATGGGACGCGCAAGCGGGGTGTCGCGACGCAGCGACGTCGATCCCTTCATCGTGATGGACGTGATGGAGCGCGCGCGCGCCGCCGAGGCCGCGGGCCGTTCGATCATCCATATGGAGGTCGGCCAACCGGGCACGCCCGCGCCGCAGGCCGCGCGCGACGGGCTGACCCGCGCCATGGCCGAGGGGCCGCTGGGCTACACCGTGGCTCTGGGCCTGCCGGAGCTGCGCGCCCGGATCGCGCGGCTCTACGCGGAGTGGTACGGCGTGGACCTGAACCCCGAGCGCGTCGTCGTCACCGCCGGGTCGTCGGCCGCGTTCCTTCTGGCCTTCACGGCGCTCTTCGATGCGGGCGACCGCGTGGGGCTTGGGCTGCCGGGCTATCCGTCCTACCGCCAGATCCTCAAGGCGCTGTCGCTCGAGGCCGTCGGGTTCGAGACCACGCCCGAGAACCGCTTCCAGCCCGTCGCGGGCGACTTGCCGCCGGACCTCGCGGGTCTCATCGTCGCCTCGCCGTCGAACCCGACGGGCACGATGCTGGACCGGGATGCGATGGCCGACCTGATCGGCGCCTGCCACGCGCGCGGATGCGCATTCGTCAGCGACGAGATCTACCACGGCGTGCAATACGGCGCGCGAGCCGTCAGTGCGCTCGAAATTTCGGACGACGTCTACGTCATCAATTCCTTCAGCAAGTATTTCAGCATGACGGGCTGGCGGATCGGCTGGATGGTCGTCCCCGAGGCGCATATCCGCACGCTCGAGCGGCTGGCCCAAAACATGTTCATCTGCGCCCCGCATGCCAGCCAGATCGCAGCCCTTCACGCCATGGATGCCGAGGACGAGCTGCGTGCCAATCTGGACGTCTACGCCGCCAATCGCCGCCTGATGCTCGACCGGCTGCCAGGTGCGGGGTTCGATCGGATCGCGCCGCCGGACGGGGCGTTCTACGTCTATGCCGACATCTCAGGGCTGACCGATGACAGCCTCGCCTTCGCGGGGGAGGTGCTGGACGGCGCGGGCGTGGCAGTGACGCCGGGGCTGGATTTCGATCCGGGCCGGGGCGGGGGGACGTTGCGGTTCAGCTATGCGCGGGCGACGGCCGATATCGCCGAGGGGCTCGACCGCCTGACCGATTGGATGGGGCGGCGGTGA
- a CDS encoding N-acetylmuramoyl-L-alanine amidase, producing the protein MIRLALLLLALAWPVAAQEFTARATVTGAEVETGRSGAELSFDISQPVPWRVFVRADPWRLILDTSEVDWSTFDLPGEPLTGRVAPGWSRLVLPLEEPASIARAWMDTGESGARIRIVTEAGEGAVGPLVSQGWDAVPDAVGMTARPRQTGDRPLVVALDPGHGGVDPGAERAGTNEAALMLSFARELAGVLRREGHEVVLTRETDEFLGLRGRAAVARAAGADLMISLHADALDGGGAAGATVYTLDPGERDGITEELAARQGYGELLLGVEIEAREDEIAEILIDLARAETAPRADALADALIAGIGDAGLKLHKRPRLGAEFTVLKAPDIPSVLLELGFMSDADDLENLLSADWRSRMATAIARGLEAWAVEDAAEALRLRR; encoded by the coding sequence GTGATCCGGCTGGCGCTCCTCCTGCTGGCGCTCGCCTGGCCGGTCGCGGCGCAGGAATTCACCGCGCGCGCCACCGTGACCGGCGCCGAGGTTGAGACCGGTCGAAGCGGCGCGGAGCTGTCCTTCGACATCAGCCAGCCGGTGCCGTGGCGCGTCTTCGTCCGCGCCGACCCGTGGCGCCTGATCCTCGACACATCCGAGGTTGACTGGAGCACGTTCGACCTGCCGGGCGAGCCCCTGACGGGCCGCGTCGCGCCGGGATGGTCGCGCCTCGTGCTGCCGCTGGAGGAACCCGCCTCGATCGCGCGGGCCTGGATGGACACGGGCGAGAGCGGCGCGCGCATCCGCATCGTGACCGAAGCGGGCGAAGGCGCCGTCGGGCCCCTCGTGTCGCAGGGCTGGGACGCGGTGCCGGACGCGGTCGGCATGACCGCCCGCCCGCGCCAGACGGGGGATCGGCCGCTGGTCGTGGCGCTCGACCCCGGCCATGGCGGCGTCGATCCGGGGGCCGAACGCGCGGGCACGAACGAAGCCGCGCTGATGCTGTCCTTCGCGCGCGAATTGGCGGGCGTCCTCCGGCGCGAGGGGCACGAGGTCGTGCTGACGCGCGAGACGGACGAGTTTCTCGGGCTCAGGGGGCGGGCCGCCGTGGCGCGGGCCGCGGGTGCGGACCTGATGATCTCGCTTCACGCGGATGCGCTGGACGGGGGCGGGGCCGCCGGGGCGACCGTCTACACGCTCGATCCCGGCGAACGCGATGGGATCACCGAAGAACTGGCCGCGCGGCAGGGATACGGCGAGCTGCTGCTCGGGGTCGAGATCGAGGCGCGCGAGGACGAGATCGCCGAGATCCTCATCGACCTCGCCCGCGCCGAAACGGCGCCGCGCGCGGATGCGTTGGCCGACGCGCTGATCGCGGGGATCGGTGATGCGGGCCTGAAGCTGCACAAGCGACCGCGGCTGGGCGCGGAATTCACCGTCCTGAAGGCGCCCGACATCCCGTCCGTCCTTCTGGAGTTGGGGTTCATGTCAGACGCTGACGATCTCGAGAACCTGCTCTCCGCCGATTGGCGGTCACGGATGGCGACGGCGATCGCGCGCGGCCTCGAGGCCTGGGCGGTCGAGGATGCCGCCGAGGCGCTGCGCCTGCGCCGCTAG
- the msrB gene encoding peptide-methionine (R)-S-oxide reductase MsrB produces MEKIVKSDDEWKAQLGPEAYKVLRKHGTERAGTHEDFPKAPGTYMCKGCGAPLFDQGAKFDSGTGWPSFYQPVDGVDGTRVDESVDNSWFMKRTEVHCARCDGHLGHVFPDGPQPTGLRYCINGVALEFEPEAG; encoded by the coding sequence ATGGAGAAGATCGTCAAGTCCGATGACGAGTGGAAGGCCCAGCTCGGCCCCGAGGCCTACAAGGTCCTGCGCAAGCACGGCACCGAGCGCGCGGGCACCCACGAAGACTTCCCCAAGGCGCCAGGCACCTACATGTGCAAGGGGTGCGGCGCGCCGCTCTTCGATCAGGGCGCGAAGTTCGACAGCGGGACGGGCTGGCCCAGCTTCTACCAGCCGGTCGACGGCGTCGACGGAACACGCGTCGACGAGAGCGTCGACAATTCGTGGTTCATGAAACGCACCGAGGTCCATTGCGCCCGCTGCGACGGGCATCTGGGCCATGTCTTCCCCGACGGGCCGCAGCCGACCGGCCTGCGCTACTGCATCAACGGCGTGGCGTTGGAATTTGAACCCGAGGCGGGCTAG
- a CDS encoding GNAT family N-acyltransferase codes for MDRQAGRWRVRLGEDAEAALTLRSVAFRAGGCDRDRFDDAARHLTIAGPDGVAACARLTVQSDATEGYSAQFYDLGAFAAAFPRALEVGRVALAATVTDPDVPRLLLAAMAQVVIAERIGALYGCSSFPPDGAGMARLRGRKAPAAWRPRPTALETVALPDRPGPVPPLLRGWLALGAGVSDRAVIDRDLDTLHVFTALPVASIPPARAAALTGLLDAA; via the coding sequence ATGGATCGGCAGGCGGGACGCTGGCGCGTGCGGCTCGGGGAGGATGCGGAGGCGGCGCTGACGCTCCGCTCGGTGGCATTCCGGGCCGGTGGTTGCGATCGCGACCGCTTCGACGACGCGGCCCGGCACCTGACCATCGCGGGGCCCGACGGCGTCGCCGCCTGCGCCCGCTTGACGGTGCAGAGCGATGCGACCGAGGGCTACAGCGCGCAATTCTACGATCTGGGCGCGTTCGCCGCGGCCTTCCCCCGCGCGCTGGAGGTGGGACGCGTGGCCCTGGCCGCGACGGTGACAGACCCGGACGTGCCTCGGCTCCTCCTCGCGGCGATGGCGCAGGTCGTGATCGCCGAGCGGATCGGGGCACTCTATGGCTGCTCGTCCTTTCCGCCGGATGGCGCGGGCATGGCGCGGCTCCGCGGTCGGAAGGCCCCGGCCGCGTGGCGACCGCGCCCGACCGCGCTCGAGACCGTGGCGCTTCCCGACCGGCCCGGGCCCGTGCCGCCGCTCCTCAGGGGCTGGCTGGCACTCGGGGCCGGGGTGTCGGATCGGGCCGTGATCGACCGCGATCTCGATACGCTGCACGTCTTCACCGCGCTGCCCGTCGCGTCGATTCCGCCCGCGCGGGCCGCGGCGCTGACCGGCCTTCTCGACGCGGCCTGA
- a CDS encoding ABC-F family ATP-binding cassette domain-containing protein yields MARAPLLQLTDISLTFGGAPVFSELGLVVQPGDRVALVGRNGSGKSTLMKVMAGLVEADTGARTLSPGTSVGYMEQDPDLSGFTTLGDYAVSGLDPSEAWRVEAAAEGLKLRLDASPDAASGGERRRAALAKLLGEAPELMLLDEPTNHLDIEAIAWLEAELLATRAAYVLISHDRAFLRALTRATLWIDRGAVRRQEKGFDAFEAWRDTVWAEEDQKRHKLDRKIKAEARWAVEGISARRKRNQGRVRALADLRAERSAQVRRAGTAALDLDSGQASGKRVIEATGLTKAYGDTPIVRDLDLRVLRGDRIAFVGPNGVGKTTLLKILLGEVAPDSGTVKHGTNLEIAVFDQARAKLDPKATLWDSLTLDPLLGVSGASDQVMVRGTPRHVAGYLKDFLFDDRQLKAPVRSLSGGEKARLLLARIMALPSNLLVLDEPTNDLDVETLDLLQDVLGDYDGTILLVSHDRDFLDRIATQTVAMEGGGAVQVYPGGWSDYIDQRGARATVFAGETKSRSRGSDTGLTYAPARPAPAGLSYTERHRLDALPGEIARLEAEIAKLETFLSDPTLFTTAPAKFAKATDGLVERQAKLAAAEAEWLSLEERAEEA; encoded by the coding sequence ATGGCGCGCGCACCCCTCCTGCAACTGACCGACATCTCGCTGACCTTCGGCGGCGCCCCGGTGTTTTCCGAGCTGGGCCTCGTTGTCCAGCCGGGCGACCGCGTGGCGCTGGTGGGGCGGAACGGGTCGGGGAAATCGACGCTGATGAAGGTGATGGCCGGGTTGGTCGAGGCCGATACCGGTGCCCGCACGCTCAGCCCCGGCACATCGGTCGGCTACATGGAGCAGGACCCGGACCTGTCGGGCTTCACGACCTTGGGCGATTATGCCGTGTCGGGCCTCGATCCGTCCGAGGCCTGGCGCGTCGAGGCCGCCGCCGAGGGCCTGAAGCTGCGGCTCGATGCCAGCCCGGATGCGGCGTCGGGCGGCGAGCGGCGGCGCGCAGCGCTGGCGAAGCTTCTGGGCGAGGCGCCCGAACTGATGCTCCTCGACGAGCCGACGAACCATCTCGACATCGAGGCCATCGCATGGCTGGAGGCCGAGCTTCTGGCGACCCGCGCGGCCTATGTCCTGATCTCTCACGACCGCGCCTTCCTGCGTGCGTTGACCCGCGCCACGCTCTGGATCGATCGCGGGGCCGTTCGGCGGCAGGAGAAGGGCTTCGACGCCTTCGAGGCCTGGCGGGATACCGTCTGGGCGGAGGAAGACCAGAAGCGGCACAAGCTCGATCGCAAGATCAAGGCGGAGGCGCGCTGGGCTGTCGAAGGAATCTCGGCCCGCCGCAAGCGCAACCAGGGCCGCGTTCGCGCGCTGGCCGATCTCAGGGCTGAGCGCTCCGCGCAAGTGCGCCGCGCCGGGACCGCCGCGCTGGACCTCGATTCGGGACAGGCGAGCGGCAAGCGGGTGATCGAGGCGACGGGCCTGACCAAGGCCTACGGGGACACGCCGATCGTGCGGGATCTCGACCTGCGCGTGCTGCGCGGTGACCGCATTGCCTTTGTCGGGCCGAACGGCGTCGGCAAGACGACCCTTCTGAAGATCCTTTTGGGCGAGGTCGCGCCCGATTCGGGCACCGTCAAGCACGGCACCAATCTCGAGATCGCCGTCTTCGACCAGGCGCGCGCCAAGCTCGACCCGAAGGCCACGCTCTGGGATTCGCTGACGCTCGATCCGCTGCTCGGCGTCTCGGGCGCGTCCGACCAGGTGATGGTGCGCGGCACGCCGCGGCACGTCGCGGGCTACCTCAAGGATTTCCTCTTCGACGACCGGCAGTTGAAGGCCCCCGTCCGCTCGCTCTCGGGGGGCGAGAAGGCCCGGCTTCTGCTGGCGCGGATCATGGCGCTGCCGAGCAACCTTCTCGTGCTGGACGAACCGACGAACGATCTCGACGTCGAGACGCTGGATCTCCTGCAGGACGTGTTGGGCGATTATGACGGGACCATCCTCTTGGTCAGTCACGACCGCGACTTCCTCGACCGGATCGCCACCCAGACCGTTGCGATGGAAGGCGGTGGCGCGGTGCAGGTCTATCCCGGCGGCTGGAGCGACTATATCGACCAGCGCGGCGCGCGGGCGACCGTGTTCGCGGGTGAAACGAAAAGCAGATCAAGGGGTTCGGACACGGGCCTCACCTACGCACCGGCGCGTCCGGCGCCCGCCGGGCTCAGCTACACCGAACGGCACCGGCTCGACGCGCTTCCCGGCGAGATCGCGCGGCTCGAGGCCGAGATCGCCAAGCTCGAGACGTTCCTCTCGGACCCGACGCTTTTTACCACCGCACCCGCCAAGTTCGCGAAGGCGACGGACGGTCTCGTGGAGCGGCAGGCGAAGCTCGCGGCCGCCGAGGCGGAGTGGCTGTCACTCGAGGAACGTGCCGAGGAGGCGTAG
- a CDS encoding exov-like protein, translating into MRLFYNATSTNFGDHINSWLWPRLIPELLAREDDEVLVGVGSLLKSDLDRVPGEKHIFGTGSGYGPPPPPETARGWNVHCVRGPLTARHYGLEPQAAVTDGAWLIGQLPEWQGTFDTGGEVLFIPHWTSAAYGNWAPVCAMAGLTYVDPLDDGPSILRRIAAARLVVTESLHGAIFADYFRTPWAPVASANRVLHFKWVDWCMSIGVPYETRALPPSDLVDALIQRVRPSREMPSPDPRAYTADDFPYAPAAAVSDAGAAYRLKTRAKGVARGVRGRVLDGLRARRDGLGMGAWNRGYREEVAGYLGTLAGCDGMLSEDAVWDRLVGELGERLKGMI; encoded by the coding sequence ATGCGCCTGTTCTACAACGCCACCTCGACCAATTTCGGCGATCACATCAATTCGTGGCTCTGGCCGCGGCTGATCCCCGAATTGCTCGCGCGCGAGGATGATGAGGTGCTGGTGGGCGTGGGCTCGCTACTTAAGTCCGATCTCGACCGGGTGCCGGGCGAAAAACACATCTTCGGCACGGGCTCCGGCTACGGCCCGCCGCCGCCGCCCGAGACGGCGCGCGGCTGGAATGTCCACTGCGTGCGCGGGCCCCTGACGGCGCGGCATTACGGGCTGGAGCCGCAGGCCGCGGTGACCGATGGCGCGTGGCTGATTGGGCAGCTGCCGGAATGGCAGGGCACGTTCGACACCGGCGGCGAGGTGCTGTTCATCCCGCACTGGACCTCGGCCGCCTATGGCAACTGGGCGCCGGTCTGCGCGATGGCGGGCCTCACTTACGTGGATCCGCTGGATGACGGCCCATCGATCCTGCGCCGTATCGCCGCCGCGCGCCTTGTCGTGACCGAGAGCCTGCACGGCGCGATCTTCGCCGACTACTTCCGCACGCCCTGGGCGCCGGTCGCCTCGGCGAACCGGGTGCTGCACTTTAAATGGGTCGACTGGTGCATGTCGATCGGCGTCCCTTACGAGACCCGCGCCCTGCCGCCGTCGGACCTCGTGGACGCCCTGATCCAGAGGGTTCGACCCAGCCGCGAAATGCCGTCTCCCGACCCGCGCGCCTACACCGCCGACGACTTCCCCTACGCCCCCGCCGCCGCCGTCAGCGACGCAGGCGCGGCGTATCGGTTGAAGACGCGCGCCAAGGGGGTGGCGCGGGGCGTCCGGGGCAGGGTGCTCGACGGGTTGCGCGCAAGGCGCGACGGGCTGGGGATGGGCGCGTGGAACCGGGGGTATCGCGAGGAGGTCGCCGGGTATCTCGGGACACTGGCGGGGTGCGACGGGATGTTGAGCGAGGACGCGGTGTGGGACCGGCTGGTAGGGGAGTTGGGGGAAAGATTGAAGGGGATGATTTAG